In the Acetobacterium sp. KB-1 genome, AATCGCCCTTTTTCTTGGTGATTATCTTGCCCCTAACCAAAGGGATTTTGACTGTGTAATCGTAGTACATGAGCAGCCTCCTTTAGTGTAACTGTTACACTAAAATTATACTACTTTTTTCTACGTTTTGCAAGTGAATTTCCTTGATTTTACTGGGGTTTTGAGACTTTCTCACACAGTTTTTTATGACTTAGTGTAACCTAGATGCAAAGTTCACATTTAAAGACTTATAGAGATTTAAATTTTTAATTAATAAAAAAGTGAAACGTGTCATAATGGCGTCGCATATCATTGATTGATGTCAATAATAAGCCAATTACCTACTGATTCGTAATCAGTAGGTCAAATTTTAATTATTAATTTAGATGCCTGTAGCCTGATATCTCAATTGTCACCTCGAACCGGTACGGATCGCCTCCACCAAAAATGAATAAAAAGAAACAATTAAGCGATTAGATAGTGATGTCTGGTCGTTTTTATTTTTTGAAAAAAATTCGGCATAAGTTGCCACATCTTGTCAATGAGGAATTATGCATTACAATAGAAATATTTAATAAAGAACAGATCCTTCCTCTTTCGACCTGCAATTACATTGTAAGCGGCAAAAGAAAAAGGGGCACTACTTATACCAATTGCTTCTACTGATGATGCTGCTGAAAAGATATATGATGAAATGTATGGGTGGATATTACGGGGTGGCGGAGCCACCCAATCTCCTGAAATAGAGCCAGATGATCCGTTATACGGAGCCACTGCTCCGAAAGAGGGAGCCAGTACCTAAATGGCTCCCATTATTGCTTGAATTATTTTATGTTGCGCTTTCTTCGTCGCATCGAAACATCACCATCAATGATCATCGTGTAAGCTGATGGGACAATGCGGTCAAGGATTGAATCAGCCAGAGCCCCGCTGCCCAGGCGTTCATGCCAACCTTCGGCAGTAAATTGAGAACAGAAAATTGTGGACGTCTAGGCCACAACGGATTTCCATCAGCTCCAGCAGATCACGCTGTTGTGTATCCGTAGTGGGAACAAGCAGAAACTCATCCAGGATCATCAGGGAACATTTTCTGAATTGATTGAGCAGATGATGGTATTTTCCTTGAATCCGTGCAGCTTCGAAAGCACAAAAGAGATCTGGTAAGCGAATATAGCGTGCTTTATAACCGGATTGGCAGGCATTTACCCCCAGTGCATTGGAAATATAGGTTTTGCCGCAACCGGTGGCGCCAACCAGAATGACGTTTTGCCCCTGGCGAATGTATTCGTTGCTTGCCAGACTTTCCAGCAGTTCGCGATTCAAATGACGATCCGGCAGATATTCGATATTTCCCAGAAAAGCTGCTGAATTATTAAATTTAGCTTCCTTGATGAGCCGTTTGATATTGTTGTTGTGTCGGGAATCATACTCCGCATCGACCATCAGAGCCAGACGTTCCTGAAATGACATGGAAAGATAGGTCATTTCATCTTCAAGCTGGTTCTGGTAACATTGGGCAAAAACGGGCAACCGCATGGTTTTCAGCTTTTTCAACGTATCATTATTCATCGCTGTCACCCCCGTAATAAGCCGGTCCCCTGACATAGGCATATTTGTTGATCTCATCCGGAGATGATTGTGATGTCGGTTGTTTTTTGTTTCTAGCGACCGAATCCTGTCCGGATTCCAGAATCAGTTTAATATTTTTGTAGCGGGGATTGGGAATGTATTCTAGTGCCGCCCCGCAAGCGCTTTCCAGTCGCTCGGCTGAATAGTGATCGGCCAGTTTTAAGAGAGACAAACAGCCTTTGTAGGCCTGTTCCTCCACCCGATAAGAGTCGAACATCTTTTGAACCACGGCTTTTGTCGATGGGCCAATATCGTCGGCCCATCTTAAAAATCGGGCCGAATCCCATTCACTGTAAAGTTGA is a window encoding:
- a CDS encoding ATP-binding protein; the protein is MFCSQFTAEGWHERLGSGALADSILDRIVPSAYTMIIDGDVSMRRRKRNIK
- a CDS encoding ATP-binding protein yields the protein MNNDTLKKLKTMRLPVFAQCYQNQLEDEMTYLSMSFQERLALMVDAEYDSRHNNNIKRLIKEAKFNNSAAFLGNIEYLPDRHLNRELLESLASNEYIRQGQNVILVGATGCGKTYISNALGVNACQSGYKARYIRLPDLFCAFEAARIQGKYHHLLNQFRKCSLMILDEFLLVPTTDTQQRDLLELMEIRCGLDVHNFLFSIYCRRLA